One Herbaspirillum rubrisubalbicans genomic window carries:
- a CDS encoding HAD family hydrolase: protein MTITHFLFDLDGTLMDSDALHHAAFNTILARWDRSIDVDYYKTHIMGASNAMIFGHLFPGMPASECQPLAEEKEQLFRSQLDQQVAPTPGIERLLEHIARIGGRSAVVTNAPRANAELMLKATGLAGRFDTLVIGDELARAKPDPLPYLTALQVLGGQPQQAVAFEDSSSGVKAASGAKVWTFGMLGGLDETRLRAAGADAVIRDFNAAALWDKLGA from the coding sequence ATGACCATCACCCATTTCCTGTTCGACCTCGACGGCACGCTCATGGATAGCGACGCCCTGCATCATGCCGCCTTCAACACCATCCTGGCACGCTGGGACCGCAGCATCGACGTCGATTACTACAAGACCCACATCATGGGCGCCTCCAATGCCATGATCTTCGGCCACCTGTTCCCCGGGATGCCGGCCTCCGAATGCCAGCCGCTGGCCGAAGAGAAGGAGCAACTGTTCCGCTCGCAACTGGACCAGCAGGTCGCACCCACGCCGGGTATCGAACGCTTGCTGGAACACATCGCCCGCATCGGTGGCCGTAGCGCCGTGGTGACCAATGCCCCGCGCGCCAATGCCGAGCTGATGCTCAAGGCCACGGGTCTGGCCGGGCGCTTCGATACGCTGGTGATCGGCGACGAACTGGCGCGCGCCAAGCCCGATCCCCTGCCCTACCTGACCGCGCTGCAAGTGCTGGGCGGTCAGCCGCAGCAGGCGGTGGCCTTCGAGGATTCCAGCTCGGGCGTAAAAGCCGCCAGCGGTGCCAAGGTCTGGACCTTCGGCATGTTGGGGGGATTGGATGAAACGCGCCTGCGCGCCGCCGGGGCCGATGCGGTGATCCGCGACTTCAACGCCGCTGCCTTGTGGGACAAGCTCGGCGCCTGA
- a CDS encoding LysR family transcriptional regulator — protein MDFRDLKYFAVIAEEGHVGRAAERLFKTQPALTKCIDRLEEQLGAPLFERAGRGIRLTAVGQALLNRARQISLMMDETAREIGDYAHGREGNIRLGCIPTLAEHILPGLCQELLREAPKVTIELKVSMNDVLLAGLKTGELDIVLGPMIQEDEVFHTEEIMQDQMVVMASPHHPIFERRIKLRHLLEYQWVLPAQSVLSRQWLDNVFDRHHLPRPTVQIMPTVLNMIMPLIERSNLLGFASKLNLQAGRGHLREVVLKETTMLRRMGLTYRRDIYLSPAAQRLLTIIRRRPLMRK, from the coding sequence ATGGACTTCCGCGACCTCAAGTATTTTGCCGTCATTGCTGAGGAAGGCCACGTAGGACGCGCTGCCGAACGGCTCTTCAAGACCCAGCCGGCGCTGACCAAATGCATTGATCGTCTGGAAGAACAATTGGGCGCACCACTGTTCGAGCGGGCCGGTCGGGGTATCCGTCTGACCGCCGTGGGCCAGGCGCTGCTGAACCGGGCGCGCCAGATCAGCCTGATGATGGATGAGACCGCGCGCGAGATCGGCGACTACGCCCACGGCCGCGAAGGCAACATCCGCCTGGGTTGCATTCCCACCCTGGCCGAGCACATCCTGCCGGGTCTGTGCCAGGAGTTGCTGAGAGAGGCGCCCAAGGTCACTATCGAACTGAAGGTCTCGATGAACGACGTGCTGCTGGCAGGCTTGAAGACCGGTGAGCTGGATATCGTGCTGGGGCCGATGATCCAGGAAGATGAGGTGTTCCATACCGAAGAGATCATGCAGGACCAGATGGTGGTCATGGCCAGTCCGCACCATCCCATCTTCGAGCGCCGCATCAAGCTGCGCCATCTGCTGGAGTACCAGTGGGTGCTGCCGGCGCAGTCGGTGCTGAGTCGCCAGTGGCTGGACAACGTGTTCGATCGCCATCATCTGCCCCGGCCCACCGTGCAGATCATGCCTACGGTGCTCAACATGATCATGCCCTTGATCGAGCGCAGCAACCTGCTGGGCTTTGCTTCCAAGCTGAACCTGCAGGCCGGGCGCGGCCATCTGCGCGAAGTGGTCCTGAAGGAAACCACCATGCTGCGTCGCATGGGGCTGACCTACCGCCGCGACATCTACCTGTCACCCGCGGCCCAGCGGCTGCTGACCATCATCCGACGACGGCCGCTGATGAGGAAGTAG
- a CDS encoding amidohydrolase family protein, translating into MPDQPSRRHFLRRSIRFAGALGAATYMPIALAQNVSYPHSAGDALPVARLPANACDCHMHIYDARFPWAPGAKLLHPPATVAMYRQIQQRLGSTRNVVVTPSAYGVDNRCTLDALAQFGATARGVAVVNDQVSDEELQRLHQAGVRGLRFNLALGSVTTVAMMEPLARRVAALGWHLQVNMSNEVLLANGALLARLAVPVVFDHFARIPLQAGAGDPVFDLVTSLMREQRASVKLSGAYLFSKRGAPAYEDVAPLARALVEVAPTQVVWGSDWPHPTEQHKPDDARLLDALIGWLGSEQMIHTVLVDNPARLYHF; encoded by the coding sequence ATGCCTGACCAGCCTTCGCGGCGCCATTTCCTGCGCCGCAGTATCCGCTTCGCCGGCGCCCTGGGCGCGGCTACCTATATGCCCATCGCCCTGGCACAGAATGTGAGCTATCCGCATTCTGCCGGCGACGCACTTCCCGTGGCTCGCCTGCCGGCCAATGCTTGCGATTGCCATATGCACATCTACGATGCGCGCTTCCCCTGGGCGCCCGGCGCCAAGCTGTTGCATCCGCCCGCCACCGTGGCCATGTACCGCCAGATACAGCAACGCCTGGGCAGTACGCGCAACGTCGTGGTGACGCCCTCCGCCTACGGCGTGGACAACCGTTGCACCCTCGATGCCCTGGCCCAGTTCGGCGCCACTGCGCGCGGCGTGGCGGTGGTCAACGACCAGGTCAGCGATGAGGAACTGCAGCGCCTGCATCAGGCCGGGGTGCGCGGTCTGCGCTTCAACCTGGCGCTGGGTTCGGTGACCACCGTGGCGATGATGGAACCGCTGGCGCGCCGCGTAGCAGCGCTGGGCTGGCATCTGCAGGTGAACATGTCCAATGAGGTCTTGCTGGCCAATGGCGCCTTGCTGGCACGACTGGCGGTGCCGGTGGTGTTCGATCACTTTGCCCGTATTCCGCTACAGGCAGGCGCTGGTGATCCGGTGTTCGACCTGGTGACCTCCTTGATGCGCGAGCAGCGCGCCAGCGTCAAGTTGTCCGGTGCCTATCTCTTTAGCAAGCGCGGTGCACCTGCTTACGAAGACGTGGCGCCGCTGGCCCGCGCGCTGGTCGAGGTTGCGCCCACCCAGGTGGTGTGGGGCAGCGACTGGCCGCATCCGACCGAACAGCACAAGCCCGATGATGCGCGCTTGCTGGATGCGCTCATCGGCTGGCTGGGATCGGAACAGATGATCCATACCGTGCTGGTGGACAACCCCGCCCGTCTCTACCACTTCTAA
- a CDS encoding RraA family protein gives MSTQPDFIRDFERVDAAIVAQASEFAASILADVAGRRGTLCSRVAPLSPSMRVAGPALTVEVRPGDNLMIHAAMAIAKPGDVLVIDGKGDETCALMGEIMVSQCKASGLAGIIIYGSVRDTEALREIGFPVYAVGANPNGPTKNIAGRVNWPISVGGTAVAPGDLIVGDADGVVVVEREKAASLLAAAAKKVADETKRLTEIRGGGPLRPTWLESALRKGGVLAEGESL, from the coding sequence ATGAGTACGCAACCCGACTTCATCCGCGACTTCGAACGTGTCGATGCCGCCATCGTCGCCCAGGCTTCCGAATTTGCCGCCTCCATCCTGGCTGACGTAGCCGGTCGTCGTGGCACCCTGTGCAGTCGCGTGGCGCCGCTGTCGCCTTCCATGCGTGTGGCCGGCCCGGCACTGACGGTGGAAGTGCGCCCCGGCGACAACCTGATGATCCACGCCGCCATGGCCATCGCCAAGCCGGGCGACGTGCTGGTCATCGATGGCAAGGGCGATGAGACTTGCGCACTGATGGGCGAGATCATGGTCTCGCAGTGCAAGGCCAGCGGCCTGGCCGGCATCATCATCTACGGTTCGGTGCGCGATACCGAAGCGCTGCGCGAGATCGGCTTCCCGGTCTATGCTGTGGGCGCCAATCCCAATGGTCCGACCAAGAACATCGCCGGCCGCGTCAACTGGCCGATCTCGGTGGGCGGCACCGCCGTGGCGCCGGGTGACCTGATCGTGGGCGACGCCGATGGCGTGGTGGTGGTCGAGCGCGAAAAGGCGGCCTCGCTGCTGGCCGCAGCCGCCAAGAAGGTGGCCGACGAAACCAAGCGCTTGACTGAAATCCGTGGCGGTGGCCCGCTGCGTCCGACCTGGCTGGAAAGCGCGCTGCGCAAGGGTGGCGTGCTGGCCGAAGGAGAGTCGCTGTGA
- a CDS encoding MFS transporter, whose translation MSQASINSIASAPVSTAAVSEQATMKKVMRRLIPFILLCYVVSYLDRINVGFAALTMNKELGLTPSQFGLGAGLFFIGYFFFEIPSNLALHRFGARMWISRIMISWGLISMATAFVVGPKSFALARFLLGMAEAGFTPGIYLYFTQWFPGPWRAKATAFFLIGIPVANIIGSPLSGALMELHGMWGFQGWQVLLLLEALPAVLLGVLCLFLLPDRPAKANWLNPSEKQWLENELSTEQNVLAQRHGNKLKDAFTNWRVFALAGANFCGIIGSLSIGLWLPQIIKEFGLPAHQVGLVAALPYVVGAIAMTLWARLANRSQRRLLFVAGAIVLAAVSLAVSAFLHTPLLKMLAITVAVASILSFQATFWAIPSGFLTGRAAAGGLALIVSIGNLGGFVGPSVIGFIREATQGFTYPLLFVAGALLLGAVITLALGDPARVHSTSKETS comes from the coding sequence ATGTCACAGGCATCGATCAATTCCATCGCCAGCGCGCCCGTCAGTACCGCCGCCGTGAGCGAACAGGCCACCATGAAGAAGGTGATGCGTCGCCTCATCCCCTTCATCCTGCTGTGCTACGTGGTCAGCTACCTGGACCGCATCAACGTCGGCTTTGCCGCGCTGACCATGAACAAGGAACTGGGCCTGACCCCCTCGCAGTTCGGTCTGGGCGCGGGTCTGTTCTTCATCGGTTATTTCTTCTTCGAGATTCCCAGCAACCTGGCCCTGCATCGCTTTGGCGCGCGCATGTGGATCTCGCGCATCATGATTTCGTGGGGCCTGATCTCCATGGCCACTGCCTTCGTGGTCGGTCCCAAGAGCTTTGCGCTGGCGCGCTTCCTGCTGGGCATGGCCGAGGCCGGATTCACGCCGGGTATCTATCTGTATTTCACGCAGTGGTTCCCTGGGCCCTGGCGTGCCAAGGCCACGGCTTTCTTCCTGATCGGCATTCCGGTGGCCAACATCATCGGCTCGCCGCTCTCGGGCGCGCTCATGGAGCTGCATGGCATGTGGGGCTTCCAGGGCTGGCAGGTGCTGCTGTTGCTGGAGGCCTTGCCGGCGGTGTTGCTGGGCGTGCTGTGCCTGTTCCTGCTGCCGGACCGTCCGGCCAAGGCCAACTGGCTGAACCCGTCCGAAAAGCAATGGCTGGAAAATGAATTGTCCACCGAGCAGAACGTACTGGCCCAGCGCCACGGCAACAAGTTGAAGGATGCCTTCACCAACTGGCGCGTGTTCGCCCTGGCCGGCGCCAACTTCTGCGGCATCATCGGTTCGCTCAGCATCGGCTTGTGGCTGCCGCAGATCATCAAGGAATTCGGCCTGCCTGCGCACCAGGTCGGCCTGGTGGCGGCCTTGCCCTACGTGGTCGGTGCGATTGCCATGACGTTGTGGGCCCGGCTGGCCAATCGCAGCCAACGCCGCCTGCTGTTCGTGGCCGGGGCCATCGTGCTGGCCGCGGTTTCGCTGGCAGTATCGGCCTTCCTGCATACGCCCTTGCTGAAGATGCTGGCCATCACCGTTGCGGTGGCGTCCATCCTCTCGTTCCAGGCCACCTTCTGGGCCATTCCCTCGGGCTTTTTGACCGGTCGCGCTGCAGCCGGCGGACTGGCGCTGATCGTCTCCATCGGTAACCTGGGCGGCTTCGTCGGTCCCTCGGTGATCGGTTTCATCCGTGAGGCGACCCAGGGCTTCACCTATCCGCTGCTGTTCGTGGCCGGTGCGCTGCTGCTGGGTGCGGTCATCACGCTGGCGCTGGGCGATCCTGCCCGTGTGCACTCCACTTCCAAGGAAACATCATGA
- a CDS encoding SMP-30/gluconolactonase/LRE family protein: MSFFAPPPVVDATVFTRLPDHFRTPRKNAWGDANRGGLPIDSFLEGPSFDRQGRLYVTDIPYGRIFRISMDGQWELITEYDGWPNGLKIDKNGRIVITDYKRGLVQLDADTGTVTPLLETVGSEGFKGVNDLVFGPKGEIYFTDQGQTGLQDATGRVYRLDPNGQLTCLINTIPSPNGIVYDPALNHLLVAVTRAQQIWRIPLHHNGVVGKVGVFANLHGGMAGPDGLALDAESCLYIAHTGFGSIWRLSKFAEPLLRIRSTAGISTTNLAFGGPDGKSLFITESQTGSILRAEVPVAGLPMYSHA; the protein is encoded by the coding sequence ATGAGCTTCTTTGCCCCGCCGCCGGTGGTCGATGCCACCGTCTTCACCCGCCTGCCGGATCATTTCCGCACCCCCCGCAAGAATGCCTGGGGCGATGCCAACCGCGGCGGCCTGCCCATCGATTCCTTCCTCGAAGGTCCGTCCTTCGACCGCCAGGGCCGGCTGTATGTGACCGACATTCCCTATGGCCGCATCTTCCGCATTTCCATGGACGGTCAGTGGGAACTGATCACCGAATACGACGGCTGGCCCAATGGCTTGAAGATCGACAAGAATGGTCGCATCGTCATCACCGACTACAAGCGCGGCCTGGTGCAGCTCGATGCCGATACCGGCACGGTCACGCCGCTGCTGGAGACGGTCGGCTCGGAAGGCTTCAAGGGCGTCAATGATCTGGTGTTCGGCCCCAAGGGTGAGATCTATTTCACCGACCAGGGCCAGACCGGCCTGCAGGACGCCACTGGCCGGGTCTACCGGCTGGACCCCAATGGTCAGTTGACCTGCCTGATCAACACCATCCCCAGCCCCAACGGCATCGTCTACGATCCGGCGCTCAATCACTTGCTGGTGGCAGTCACGCGGGCCCAGCAGATCTGGCGCATTCCGCTGCATCACAACGGTGTGGTCGGCAAGGTCGGAGTGTTTGCCAACCTGCATGGCGGCATGGCCGGTCCCGACGGCTTGGCGCTGGATGCCGAGAGCTGCCTGTACATCGCGCATACCGGTTTCGGTTCCATCTGGCGCTTGTCCAAGTTTGCCGAACCGCTGCTGCGCATCCGTTCCACTGCAGGTATCTCCACCACCAACCTGGCCTTCGGTGGCCCGGATGGCAAGAGCCTGTTCATTACCGAATCCCAGACCGGTTCCATCCTGCGCGCCGAGGTACCGGTGGCCGGTCTGCCCATGTATTCCCACGCCTGA
- a CDS encoding hydroxyacid dehydrogenase, with protein MSASKKEVIIVTGVDLAPAAVAILRDYQLVYAGAKPTEDDLVQLAQQHQPVAIIVRYGGVSARVMDASPALRVISKHGTGIDTIDSQAAQQRGIVVKAAAGANAPAVAEHTWALIMACAKNVVGLDRRMRDGHWDKSTHKSLELKGRTLGLVGLGAIGRRVAAVAVALEMPVLAYDPYAKEAPQGVQLVDLDTLLAGSDVVSLHCPLTAENKHMINAQSLARMKDGAILVNTARGGLIDEQALIAALGSGKLLAAGLDSFEKEPFAAPHPLQQVGNAILSPHIGGVTTDAYIAMGTGAASNVLAVLNTQAQPA; from the coding sequence GTGAGCGCCAGCAAGAAGGAAGTGATCATCGTCACCGGCGTGGACCTGGCGCCGGCCGCCGTGGCTATCCTGCGCGACTACCAACTGGTCTACGCTGGCGCCAAGCCGACCGAGGATGACCTGGTCCAGCTGGCACAACAGCACCAGCCGGTGGCCATCATCGTGCGCTACGGTGGTGTCAGTGCGCGCGTGATGGATGCCAGCCCGGCGCTGCGTGTGATCTCCAAGCACGGCACCGGTATCGACACCATCGACAGCCAGGCTGCGCAGCAGCGTGGCATCGTGGTCAAGGCTGCCGCCGGCGCCAATGCCCCGGCCGTGGCCGAGCATACCTGGGCGCTGATCATGGCCTGCGCCAAGAACGTGGTCGGGCTGGATCGCCGGATGCGCGACGGCCACTGGGACAAGTCCACTCACAAGAGCCTGGAGTTGAAGGGACGTACCTTGGGCCTGGTCGGCTTGGGCGCCATCGGTCGCCGCGTGGCCGCAGTCGCGGTGGCCCTGGAGATGCCGGTGCTGGCCTACGATCCTTATGCCAAGGAAGCACCGCAGGGCGTGCAACTAGTCGATCTCGATACGCTGCTGGCCGGCTCCGACGTGGTCTCGCTGCATTGCCCGCTGACGGCCGAGAATAAGCATATGATCAATGCCCAGTCGCTGGCGCGCATGAAGGATGGCGCCATCCTGGTCAACACCGCGCGCGGTGGCTTGATCGATGAACAGGCCTTGATCGCCGCGCTGGGCTCGGGCAAGTTGCTTGCCGCCGGGCTGGACAGCTTCGAGAAGGAACCCTTTGCCGCGCCTCATCCGCTGCAGCAGGTCGGCAATGCGATCCTGAGCCCGCACATCGGTGGCGTGACCACGGATGCCTATATCGCCATGGGCACCGGCGCGGCCAGCAACGTCCTGGCCGTGTTGAACACCCAGGCCCAGCCTGCCTGA
- a CDS encoding TMEM175 family protein, protein MNKSRLEAFSDGVIAIAITIMVLGLQTPQGASLDDLAPLMPPLLSYVLSFVYIGIYWVNHHHLLQLVTQVDRRVLWANLHLLFWLSLLPFVTSWVAHHHRQSAPVACYGVVLLMCSVSFLLLKLALHHSEAAHPSLAALIGHGRKNALSILLYAVAIPLSLFTPMGATAIYVLLALLWFLPDHHFEQARP, encoded by the coding sequence GTGAACAAGTCGCGGCTGGAAGCCTTCAGCGATGGCGTCATCGCCATTGCCATCACCATCATGGTGCTGGGCCTGCAGACACCCCAGGGCGCCAGCCTCGATGACTTGGCGCCGCTGATGCCGCCACTGCTGAGCTATGTACTGAGCTTCGTCTACATCGGCATCTACTGGGTCAACCATCACCACCTGCTGCAACTGGTCACGCAGGTCGACCGCCGCGTGCTGTGGGCCAACCTGCACTTGCTGTTCTGGCTGTCGCTGCTGCCCTTCGTCACCTCATGGGTGGCCCATCATCATCGCCAGAGCGCGCCGGTGGCCTGCTATGGCGTGGTGCTGCTGATGTGCTCGGTGTCGTTCCTGTTGCTCAAGCTGGCATTGCACCATAGCGAAGCGGCCCATCCTTCGCTGGCGGCGCTGATCGGCCATGGCCGCAAGAATGCGCTGTCCATCCTGCTCTATGCGGTGGCCATTCCACTGTCCTTGTTCACGCCCATGGGCGCCACCGCCATCTACGTCTTGCTGGCCCTGCTGTGGTTCCTGCCGGACCATCACTTCGAGCAAGCGCGTCCTTGA
- a CDS encoding YoaK family protein: MNVAQRNRLQSSGLAFLAAYVDTLGFIALFGLFTAHVTGNFILIGAALADTSQMSILLKFLAFPAFILGVAVARVFIAAIQRAHGRALAWSLLLQLVLLIGFMLCGIAAAPVQSPTAGWVMAAGLLGTASMGVHNAISRLLLSHLAPTSLMTGNVTQVVIDMVDMLRGAADAGTTERCVKFVWPVLSFGVGAIAAAFAYHAIGFAGLIVPVLILVAMIVWEWRQPAPSALAK; encoded by the coding sequence ATGAATGTCGCCCAACGCAACCGCCTGCAGTCCTCGGGACTGGCTTTCCTCGCCGCCTATGTCGATACGCTGGGTTTCATCGCCCTGTTCGGCTTGTTCACGGCGCACGTAACGGGCAACTTCATCCTGATCGGCGCGGCCCTGGCCGATACCTCGCAGATGTCGATCCTGCTCAAGTTCCTCGCCTTCCCGGCCTTCATCCTGGGCGTGGCGGTGGCACGTGTGTTCATCGCCGCCATCCAGCGCGCCCATGGTCGGGCGCTGGCCTGGTCGCTATTGCTGCAACTGGTGCTGTTGATCGGTTTCATGCTCTGCGGCATCGCGGCCGCGCCGGTGCAGTCGCCTACCGCAGGCTGGGTGATGGCCGCGGGCCTGCTGGGCACCGCTTCCATGGGCGTACACAACGCCATCAGTCGCCTGTTGCTGTCTCACCTGGCGCCGACCTCGCTGATGACCGGCAATGTCACCCAGGTGGTGATCGACATGGTCGACATGCTACGCGGTGCGGCCGATGCCGGCACCACCGAGCGTTGCGTCAAGTTCGTCTGGCCGGTGCTGTCCTTCGGCGTGGGTGCCATTGCGGCGGCCTTTGCCTATCACGCCATCGGCTTTGCCGGGCTGATCGTGCCGGTGCTGATCCTGGTGGCCATGATCGTTTGGGAATGGCGCCAACCTGCTCCCTCGGCGCTGGCCAAGTGA